Genomic segment of Eretmochelys imbricata isolate rEreImb1 chromosome 24, rEreImb1.hap1, whole genome shotgun sequence:
GCTGATCTCTTCCACTTCCCCATCCTCCCCAGAGaggtggcttccctttgcttccctcctGGCCCCTGGGTTCCAATGTAAGCGAAGGGTGacctggaaacaaacaaaaacaccctccctccccaccagagagagtgaacctgcCTTTCCAGTTATGAACTTGTGGGCCATGCGGATGATGAGATATGCCCAGAAGACATGCAGCGATTGGAGTACCACCATCATGAAGTTGAAGAAGTAATAGCCGAAGAAGGGCGGGTACAGGTCCAGAGGATAGACCACCGTGCAGTGCATGATCCTACAGGAGAGCACAGGAGACCACTGTACTGAAAGTGCGGCGGCTACGCAACCCTCCTGGTTCACGCTGCTCAGAAGCAAAAttggcagcatggcctagtggctagagggCCACCCTGGCtctcaggagccctgggttctattcctggctctgccaggtACACGAAACGCAACAGCTTGGCCTCGTGGAACATCATCCGACGGCCAGCTTTTCCGCCCCACTGCCTGCGATGCTGTCCCaggcctggcagcagcagcagcccggtggCCACGGTCAGAGGCTCGCTCACCAGAAGGGCAGGATGACGAGGCGCGTGACGATGAAGACGGCGGCGAACACGATGAAGATGTTGTTGCAGGTGTTCTTCCAGCCGGCGTAGTTAAACATCTTGGCAGACTGGGGGTGAGAGGCCAAAGCCACAGTAAGCTGCAGTgcctttgaggggtgggagggggcagagcgtgGGCCTTGGGAGACTCAGATGAGTCACTGCGTCTCTCGGGGGCTCTCCCACCCCTCGTCAGTCTCGACtgggagctccttggggcaggggccaggtcTCGTTCTGTACATACAACACCTCgcacaacagggtcctgctcTTAGCTGGAACCTCTACGCTCTAAGGTAGAGCGGCACTGCTAACAGCAGCTGCATGGTTTGGTTTTCAGGCAGGGCTTGCGTCTGGAGAGTAGCCCCCAGCTCCCGACGATGGACGTCTCTTAATGAAACGCAGAGTCATCCATTTCACGTCAGGTGTAGTGCTGAAGCACCCAGAGGTCCCcgtgtgccaggtgctgcccagataCAGAGTGAGACACTGTCCCCTGCCCCAAGGCACTCAGAGTCCAAATAGACCAGGGATGAGtctctggactcctgggttctgtgctggGCTCAGTGGGGCAGCCCCCACACCCCATGGGAGTGAGTCCCACTGGCTCCACGGGGGCGCCAGGGGGTCTGCTCTCACTGGCATGGTGGTTGTATGGTGCATCAGCCATGGGGAAGAGCCGCAGGGACTGGGTGGGGGGTTGCGCGCTGCTCCCCCCACCCGGCTCACCTCCAGCAGGTAGTCGGAAGAGTCGTGCAGGGCCATGATCAGCGTCCCCGCCCGGATGTAATTGGCGAACCAGGAAAAGCTGATCAGGATGATGGTGGCCACGTGATGGATGATCTGCTCTTTGAAGTCCTGCCGggaagaggggggaggggaaaggaagggatTAAGCCCCGCAACACACAAGAGGAGGGGTcagaccccagcccagcccctcctgccccagatacaccaggccctgccctgccaaacctcctacccctgccccatccccaaacACACCagaccctccctgcccagctgttcactcccccagccctgcccagacacccccagccctggacaCAGAATCCCATGCAATATCCCAATCCGGGAAGTGGAGAGGGGCTACCTGGGGATCACCAAGCAACTACACCCATGTAGTGGGGGAAGGGCCACATTCCTAGTACCAGGGCTGGTTTGGGGGCCACTGCTCGCCCTATGGAGCTAGTGGAGGCAGCCCCAAGTAGAAGCCCTCTGACCCCAGCAGACCCTTCCCTCCCATGTCCTGGAGGCCTAGAACTGATCAGGGCAGAGGGGATTCTCTCCAGACCCCCACAGGGTCGGTAGGAGCAGCCCACAGCCACCAGATCTCATCCCCATTCAGCAGCAACCCGGGACTGGGGATGCACATGGATCTCCATCCAGCCCCCCGccttcccagagacccctgcctcctgcacagccggGCCCGCAAGAGACAGCCTACCTTGCGCTTCACGTCGGAGGCGATGCTGAAGAGCAGGGACCAGTAGAACGACAGCTCAATCATGTAGTACCAGTACTGCGACGGCAACGTGGTCTGCAAGGCAAAGGGGGACAGAGAGCGAATCGTCACAATGCTCTGCTGAAGCATGCGCGCGCCCTCTGCTGGATGGGATCAGAATGGCACCACTGTGTGTCATAAGCCCAATTCTGCACAGAACTAATGAGGATTCTCTAGTAGCTCAAGCAGCAGGGACCTGAGCTTTGGAAGCAGGAGGATCTGAGCCTTGACATCACCCTGCATTTCCTAGATGGCCACAGGCCACATATTGCACTATCCCAGCAATTCCTTAGAACTCCCTCCAAGGAGATGTTATCCACCAAGTAGTTGCCAGGCAACCATCCTGACTTCGGAGCACATGCACCAATGGACGCGCGTCCCAATGACGCAGGGAGCCCGTGCTGCGTGGGCAGCTATGCTGGAGCCTGAGCTGAGCCAGGACTCTCTCTGTCCAGCGGCGCTAACCCGAACAGCAGGCGCATGCTGGACTCACCTGGATCGGGTACCCTTTCCACACTTCCTTCAAGTCGTAGAACCAGGGCTTCTGTGAGGAAAAGCGGGACGGGGGAGACACGGCAGAGGTTAGCAGGGCAGCTTGGCCAGGATGGGGTGAGAGACCGGGAAGGGGTCAAAACGGCAGATCTTACTTACGTCCACTATGACGGCCATGCCAGCAATGAAAGCAATAAGGTAAAAGGTGAATCGCCAACTGGAAAAAGGAAGCAGATGGTTCTCAACAGAGGAGCCCGGGGCGGGgtgaaggggagagagaacaCATCATGGGCAGGGCCGGTAGGGAGCCCCAGACGCTGGGAGCTCCAAAGCGAGCCGGCCCAGGGGACACAGGGTTGAAGCGTCCGTCTGGGTCACGGGGGACCCTTTCCGTGCCTCTCTCGCGATCTAGCAGGGACGGAGCCTTGTCCTATGCCCTGGGAGAAAactggagagggggaggagctagCCTTGCAGCTGCTGGGTTTTAAGAGTCCCCTCAATCCTGTCACCCTCTTGCCTtgaagctggagctggagccgtGCTCAGAGCCGAGCTGGGCTCAGAAGCAGcgctcaccagcctgggctggggagggaacaGCCTCTTCCACTCCCACgcactccctccccctcccccaacctgccTGCTCAGTTCTGATGGCAGCGCACGGGGGTGACAGGGCACTATGGACCTAAGGGGATCACCCCAAATAGACTCCCGGGGCCCCCCACGCTGCCATTCCAGCACTCACAGCCCACAGATGCTCCCTTCACTACCACTGGAGAACCACCCACCTGCCAACCCCTGCCGGGTCTCATTACAGCGAGAGCCCCGGGTCCGCCCCACGGTGCCCAGCTCAGCAGAGAGCACAAGGGGGTCCCGAGTTCGGAGAGAGAtgggctgcagggggtgctgcagacACCAGGGTGCGACAGGGTCGCTGTTGCACAGCTGGGCGAGCGGCACCAGGCTCTTACCTGGCCTCCCGGAACTTCTTGAGCAAGCTGGGCCTGTCCTGGTTGCGTCTGCGTCGGAACCAGCGCTCCACCTGCCGGACCATGCAGCCGCTCTTCTTGGAGAGCATCTCGACGTcgccctgggaggggagagaccCGGGGCAGTTACCGGATGCCAGGGTGAcccaggggctggctgggccccAAGACCAGGCCACAGGGTGGTCAGTGGGAGACAGGAGCCACTCATGCCAGGGGAAGCAGAGGGTGTCTGCCTGACAATCAGGGCTGTGGAATGGCAGCTTGCGTGGAGCTACCCAGGCTTGCTTTGGTCTCATGAGCTCAGGTACTGACCATAGCGAAGACGCCGGGTGGGGGCATCTAGCCCAGGAGCAATTCTGGGGGCCCAGACTGGCCCTgagctggtgctgctgcagcttcgCTGCTCCTGAGCTCGCTAAAGCGGGTCCGTCTACACCCACTGCAGCCACAGCCCGCTGTTACTGCGCAGCCAGGCCCAGGGAGCCGAAAACGGGTTTGTTTTGAGCCTTCAGAGCCAGTGGCCACAAGGGCTGGGGGGCGCAGGTGCCCGAGAGAGTGAGAAGCTGAAAGCGACAAGTGCAGGGTACTAGCTCCTCTGcaatcctgacccacaggctGTCAGCCTCGCACACCCCgctctgctggggcccctcaatcccaacccaccctggctagcccagctctgggtttaccccacacagagctctgcccaggcccctcaTTCCTGACCCACATCCCCATGCTATCCCAACTCCtgacacccccagctctgccggtgcccctcactcctacccagcagccccctgctatcccagccttaggctcctcaatcccaacctgcatcCCCCCCTGCTAAtccagcccggggctccccctctgccccagcagctgtgccaatgcccctcaatcctgcctTGTACCTCCTCCCTGTTATGCCAGCTCTGGGAACCCCCCAGGGCACAGGCTGCCATTCTGGACAGCTACCTACTGGGGATGAGGCAGAGTGCCTGTAATGATCAGGaatggacccccaccccaccgggGGGAAAGACCAGTGCTTTAGCCCCTGCATCGCTAAAGCCGCATGCAAAAGCGCCCCCGAGCGCTAAATGCAGCCACTTCGCTCCTCAACTTGCCTCCCCGTTTCTtccaacacacagagccagaTTCATTTAATACCATCACATTAATGCCCCAGCCGCCTGGCTAGCCCCGTACAGATCAGCTCCCAGAGACCCCAGGTGGGAGAGGGCAGCCCGGGCACCTGACCCACAGCACCCGGGTGCAATACCAGCACCATGCCTGTCACAGGCAATACACGTCGTGTCGTCCCGTCCCCCCGCCGGTGGCACGCACTGTACCTGTTTGGGGTGTTTTGTGGATGAAGCGTAGAACTTTTCTAGCACGGGATTCGGGGTGGCTTTTAATCGGATCTTCTCCTTGACATTCAAAAGCCCGGCTAGTGGGGTAGCCACATATCTGGGGGTGGGGCGAAGCGGGGGAGAGGAATGGGGAACACAGGCAGAAAACACATGGTTAGAATAATGCTTTAGAACATGGAGGCCCTTCCCTTTGTGGCCATCTGGCGTTGTTATAAGATGGGGCCACAGTCTAGAAAAGGGAGAGCACCAAGGCTTTCACACAGCTTTTCACCATCTGTGCAAGGCGGAGGAGGACACGGCTCTCCAGAgtacagcactttgagatctatggatgggAAGTGCCACGGAAGAGTTAGGAGGAGGAGTTATTcgtgtgtgcagcacctggcaccatgCGGCTattaggtgctaccataatacgcCTAATTATTAGGTAataactcttcagggcaggaaccgTGTGTCACCCTCCATTTgtgcagcttctggcaaagacaCACCCATTACTGCTTGCCCTGTAGGCCCTACCATAACACAGATCCATATGGACAATCagttccctcctgcaacctgacAGCCCTCAGATCAGAACTCCAAAGCTGCCTGTAAAGTCACTGACAAGAATTCTGCTGGGCAGTGGCCATTAGGTGGCAGTCAAACCCACATGACAGAGCAAACCTACCTGAGCCAAAGGGATGCAGATGGCTCGGGAGGAATCTTTAACAtccttcccattttacagatggggaaactgagggacggAGAAGGGACTGGACTCACTCCCGTCATACAGTTGGTGAGAACAaaatccaggagtcctgtctcccaatCTCTAAGCCCActcctgtcccagagctggggacagaacccaggagtcctgactcctagcaGTTGGAGCAAAGAGTTAAAGTCAACAATGTGTGTGTTTTGATCAGAAGACCTGCCATAATGGAGGTGACTGACAGGCGCAGGGGAAGTAAAGGATTAAAAATCAGAGTGGGGGCTCTGAACTGATGGCTGGGGAGACAGagtgaaagaaaaattaattgagggaagagaagaagaaacaCTCAGAGGGAGAGAAGTGAATGATATGAAAGCAAAGAGACAGACTGAGCATGTCTTTAActgaggggagaggaaaaaagaacGGGCGAcaggaaagatagaaagaaagagaaagtcgAAGGCTGGGAAAGTGAATCTTCCCTTTGCTACACAGAAAAGAAACATCTCTAGCCCCCTTCTTCCCAGTCCAAGGCCCCTGCTTTCATCCCACACAGGTTTTGTATTTACTGACAACATGTGGGGAGACATCCCCACAGAaacccagccccctcctcccccagcttcaCACTACTCCTCCCACCCAGCTGCGATCACAGCAAGATGCTCACAGGCATAGAGCACCCAGggcgcacacacacaacacaggcgGGCAGCTCCCGATAGAGCTCCACCCACCCACGTGCCTGTGCCGATCCCCCAACAAAGCCAGCTCTGTTCTCAGGTCTCCGTTTGTCACCATGACAGTGGTTTATACAACAAATTGCTCTTTAATTCCTCGGCCCAGCTGTTCCTGCCTCAGCCCCCAGCATTGCTGAGACAGCTGGGATCGGGGGCTGGACTGCACAATGCAAGCATTTGTGCAGTGCGGCCTGGGATGGGTGCATATAAATATACTCCACATGCTCCGTATTCCTAGAAGCTAGGAGGTTAGAGACCATCTACCAAGCTTTATCTCATTCCCACAGAGGTCAGTGCAGGTCGCAGCCTGCAGTCCATTGTCTGCTGCTTCATGCAGTCTGGGTTTAGGACTTTTTACTATTTTGGAGGGAGGGACAGCGTGTGTACAATGCTGTCTACACTGTGTACCTTAGCTGTGCCGCTACGGCCGTACCGTTGTAAGGTACGCAGtgcaaaataaaaccacaccCAACGAGGGGCAGTAgctttgttggcgggagagcatctcccaccaacaaaaTGCTACCCACACCAGCACTTTccattggtaaaacttttgtcagtcaaggagtttttttcacactcctgactgaCAAAATTTTGACGGAagcgtagtgtagacacagcccaagTAAAATAAGGAGATTCTCCCCCATTCATTTGTCCCGTCCCACCCAATCAGGATCTGATCCAGTGTCCATACCGTCCAGAAGGCGCCCATGGCCCACACACTGGACTGggggattcaggactcctgggttttgttcACAGCtctggatagggagtggggtctagtgggttagagcagagggctggaagtcaggactcctgggttctactgccagctctgagaggggagtggggtctagtggacagagcagAGTCAAGACCCCTGGgatctatccccagctctgggaaggagtggggtctgtggttagagcaagggggtcaggattcctggctctgggaaggcagtGGGATGTGGGGATTTGAACTGGGGCCGGCCATATTTTCTAGACCACTCAGGCACCTTAACAAGGTCTGGGTTTGCAGAAGCACCTAATGTGCACCCAGTGTTATGAAAATCTGCCCTCAACTGCCTGGCATTAAAGACAAAACTTCCTCTAGGGACTGGATATTCCCTCACTGTCCGCCAGGGGGAGCTCTT
This window contains:
- the CERS2 gene encoding ceramide synthase 2 codes for the protein MFQTLYNYFWWDRLWLPVNLTWSDLEDQDGRVYAKASDLYITIPLAFLFLIVRHLFEIYVATPLAGLLNVKEKIRLKATPNPVLEKFYASSTKHPKQGDVEMLSKKSGCMVRQVERWFRRRRNQDRPSLLKKFREASWRFTFYLIAFIAGMAVIVDKPWFYDLKEVWKGYPIQTTLPSQYWYYMIELSFYWSLLFSIASDVKRKDFKEQIIHHVATIILISFSWFANYIRAGTLIMALHDSSDYLLESAKMFNYAGWKNTCNNIFIVFAAVFIVTRLVILPFWIMHCTVVYPLDLYPPFFGYYFFNFMMVVLQSLHVFWAYLIIRMAHKFITGKVVEDERSDREETDNTEEEEVTKNGPLSNGHPVLNNNHRKTD